DNA from Candidatus Stoquefichus sp. SB1:
AACGGAAATCGTTATAGTGAGGAAGCTTTGTCATACCAATATCATGGAAAAAATATTATGGAAATTTTAAAGATGACAGTCGAAGAAGCAGCAGAATTCTTCTTGGAACATCAAAAGATTGCAAAGAAAATCAATGCCATGATGGAAGTTGGATTATCTTATCTCTCTCTTGGTCAACCTCTTTCAACGCTTTCTGGAGGTGAACTGCAAAGAATCAAGTTAGCTAAACATCTTAATCAAAAAGGAAATATTTACTTGTTAGATGAACCAACCACAGGATTACATGCTTCTGACGTTAAAAATATTATGAAACTTTTAGATCAATTTGTTGTTCAAGGAAATACAGTCATTGTGATTGAACATAATCTTGATGTTATGAAATTAGCAGATTATATTATTGATGTAGGACCAGATGGAGGAACAGCAGGGGGAGAAGTCGTTTTCACTGGAACACCACAGGAAATGGTTGAAACTGCTCAAACAATCACTGCTAAATATCTTAGAAGATCTTTGCAATAAAGTACTCATTTATATCATCAATCATAAGTTATTTAGTAAAAATCCATATGTTTGAATATTCATTTGAAAATAGGAGAGTGAATTGTGTTATAATCTCATAAGATATATTAAGTAAGCAATCATGATGAAGTTTAAGAAAGTGAGTAGAATAATGAATTATAGAATACAAACATTGGATGAGTTTTTAATCATTGGTCAAGAGATAGAATTGACAAATTCACAAAGACAAAACATACAAATAAGCACCTCATTTTGGAGACGATTTAATACAAATTTAAAGACATTTCATTTGTCACAATCTGGGCATTGGATCAAGTATGCATTAATGGAAAGACGACAAGGAAGATTATACTATTTTTGTGCAATTCCACAAACGTCATATATTCCTCATGGATTTGTATCAAGACGCATACAATCACATCAATATATGATCGTTGAACATATTGGTCCTATGAATCAAATTTATCAAACATATGGTAAAATATATGAAAAGATACTGCCTGAAAGTCAGTATATACCTATCAAAAATGATTTTATCCACTTTGAAAAATATGATTATCGTTTTCATTGGAACAGAAATGATTCAGTTATTGAAATATGGATACCAGTACAAGATAAAAACATTGATAATATATTGAAATAAGAACTAACTTAAGGGTTAGTTTTTTTGACAAAATAAAAGTATATACCTCAAGATATATACTTATTGTCAATTGAAATTTATTGATAAAACGCTTTTAAGAATTTCATATATTTAATTATCCAATCTGATTTCCACCAGTTCTTAGTGATAGCCCATTGTTCAGGATAATCATCCCATGACCATGTAATTGCCCAAGTTCCATCAGCTTCTTGAGTATCTAAAATAAACTCACATTCAAACTGACATATCTTTTGATTATATTCATAGAAATCACTTGTTTGAGAACTTATAAATAGGGATGGTTTACAGACATATTCAATTGCCCATTTTGAAGTATCATAAGTGATAATATGTTGAATTTGTTGTGTTAATAATGTTTTCAATTCTTTCATGTCTAAAAGTTCAGTAAGTTGACACTCTTGCAGATATTCATATAATTCTACGAAACATGAAACAGTGTGCATAGATTCTAATGGGAAATGGTCTTTAAAATAACTGAATGCTTCTTGAGCTAATTGGCAAGCCAAGATATAAATCTGACTGTCTTCATTTGCATATTTAAGAATAAATCCAATAAGACATGCAGTTGGATTATATGAAAGCTCTTGCTGCGAGTCATAATCCCACCATGGAGCATGAGGATAGTCATTGTTACTCACAACAGTATTAGCCCAAGTATGTCCATTAAAATCTTTCCCAGATGACAGATATTTAAGAATGCCTAAAACAATAGGGTGATTTTTATCCTCTAACTGAATTTCTTTAATGATTTCTGTAGCTACCCATGTTTGAACTGGTGCAGAATGAGGATTCCAGCAATCAGGTTCTAATGCATGAGCAAACCCACCATCCTCATTTTGATATGTAGACAACGCTTCTAAAACCGCTTCTTTTGAGCCATTTTCAAATAAATATTTCCATCTTGCTATATCAATAGGTCTTGCATTTTTATAAATAAAATCTCTTGCTTTTTCATAGTACATGTTTATAACCTCCATTGATTCATTATAGCATTAAAATAATCTTTTTCCATTTAGAATATTGATACCAAATTCTTTTGCAACAGTTGTTTGTTGAAATGGATTGATTTTTTTGATTATATCATTTTGTTTAAAAAGTGAACCAGTGTTCTTAAACCAAAAAGTTACATTTGCTTGGATACATTGTTCACGAATATCAAGAATTCAATCATAATCACAAATGCGTGCTTCTTTTGCTGTTTCACCACCAACTGTCACATGTTCTACACCTTCAAGATAGGGTATTAAATCAATGGCTTCTAAAAGTGGTGCACAGGCAATAAAACGTCTTTTTATAGGATAAGATAAAAACAATGGCAGTCTATAATCAGCAATTTCCTGATTTTCAACAGTACATCCAATATTGACATTATCATATCCTTCACCCCAATCTGATGGCAGTGAGACAAGAAAACGATCAATTCTTTTTGTTAAAATTAAAAATTCTATATCTTGTCTTTGTTTAATGATTTGCCAAACTTCTTTACGCCATTCATCTGCTTCAGGAAGAAAAAAGTCAGTTGCAAAACATGTTGCAAGAATCTTATTTCCCTTAATATTATATTCACCTTTTGCATTCATTCTTATAGGCCAATCAAATTTATCTGTCTTTGTTATAGTATTTTGACCATAACGCTTAGCATGCGGTCCATAGTAATAACAATTTGTACATCCATCACTGATTTGATGACATCCACTCCATGGTTCCCAATTCATAGATAGCCTCCTTTTTGATTAATTGCATTTTCATGATGATAAGGATAATTGACTATACTCCTGATGCATCATTTAATTCAAATAAATTCCCCTCAGGATCTCTAAAATAAGTACAACGCATACCCCAATCTTCAATATATTGAGGTTCACCTATAAATGGAACACCCGCTTCTTTTAAACGCAAATAATCTCCATCTAAATCATGTGATGGAATCACTGCCACAAGAGTGTCTGTAGGTCTATCACCATCTGGTTGCTGATAACCTTGAAACATCGGCATGGCATCACCTAAAAATATAGCAAAACATGGTGGTGTATCAGGACTCACTGCAAATGAAGTATAAGGTCCATTTCTATCGCCCCAAACAGGTATCAAACCCATTTTCTCAGTATAAAAATCATAACACTCACCATAATTTTTTCTAACTAGAATACGAACAGTTGTTTCATTAAATTTCATCTCTATAATCTCTCTTTCTTTTTAGCTTATAGAAATATTATAACGTAATCAATTCTTTGATTTATTGTAAAAATTGGACATATTATTCTAAAATACAATTACCAACCTTTATCCTAATATCAGAAAGTAGAAGCAACATATTCGCATAAAATCAAACTGATTTCAAAACATCATATGTTGATATTAAACAATATGAAAGCGATGATTATCCAATTATATATCATGCCATCAACTGAATGTTTCTATAAAATCACTATTCATCTATCTTTATTTTCCATAAACGTCTTTTGGTTTTCACTGCATATTTGAGTTCATATGAACTCTCACCTTTTTTCATAGCAGTCATGATGTCTTGGATTTCTTTTTTGATATTCTCTTCATTATCATACCAGCCTAAAACTGTCGTATGTTCACCCCAAAATGAATTGCCATCAACACCAAATAAAGCATATTTAGGTTCATTGTCTTTGGTTTTAAACATATGTGAAGATAATATTTTATAACAATTGACAATAGACTTTCCATCATAAGAAGAAATTAAAATCCTACCTGAACAATCATTCTCTTGATGCTGACTATTATTGATAATCTCATCTGCCATTAAGCTGTCCAAAGAAATATTCAATTGACTTGATAAAACTAATAATTTTTCTACTTCTGGATAGCCAATACCTTGTTCCCACTTAGAAACTGCCTGACGACTTACATTTAATAAATCAGCCAGTTCTTCTTGAGAAAGACCTTTTTTCTTTCTCATCTCTTTTAAATTATCTGCGAATGCCATATTTCATTCCTCCATCCTTTTTCATATCTCATTATAACTGAAAAGAGACAATCTATCTACCAACTTGAAATTGCATTGACGCAACTTGAAGTTGTAGTGGGACATTGTTATCCTTTTATCATATATACTTCAATATGCTGAAGATGAAATCATAATCTTTTTCATTTTATGAAATTATATATGCATTCTTTTATAAACAATGTATACTATGTATATAAAGATTCGTCAAGTGTTGATGAAAGGTGGTGAACTATGTATAAGTCAAAAGGATTAAAAAATATTAGTATTCAAAAAGTAAAAGATTATTTTATTGAAAACAAATATGCTACCAAAAATCAAATTGCTGAAGAAACACATCTGTCACATGCAACAATTACCAATATTCTTAAAGAACTTTTAGAAAATCAATTTATTGTGAGAGTTGAAGATTGTGAATCAACGGGTGGCAGAAAAGCAAAGCAATATAAAATCTGTGGTTCATTTATGTCATTTGGTCTTATTGATTTAAGAGTACAAAATCAAATGATCCATGTTGAATGTCAAATTGTAGATTTAGACTTTGTCATCATAGAAAGACTGAAATATCAGTTTGATACTTTAGATCTGAATATGTTGACACACTTGATTCAGGAGATTAATGAAAAGCATCATATTCAATATCTTGGAATGTCTTTGCCAGCAATTGTCGCCAATGGAAAAATTGAGAAATCTGATATAGAATCACTTGATGGTGTAGAATTACAAAAACATATAGAATCAGTTTGTGGGATTCATACAAGAATTGAAAATGATGTCAATACAGTTATGCTTGGGTACATTCATACCCATGTTATAGAAAGTCAGTCAATCGCTTTTGTTTATCAGCCTGATAACCATCATAGTGGCTGTGGGTTATATATCAATAATTCAATTCTCTATGGAGCAACACATTTTGCTGGTGAACTGGCTTATTTACCTAATGGAACATTAGAGGAACAGGAAAAGTTATTAAAAAATGAACCATTATCATTACTTGTGAAACAAGTTGCAAGTATTATTGCAATTATCAATCCTTCGTTATTAATTCTCTATACACCTTGTGTAGAAAAGACTGCTTTTTTAGAGGCTATTCAAAAATGTATTCCTATTCAGCATCTTCCAGAGTTTCAGTTTATCAATGAAATGGAGAGTTATGTTTTTGAAGGATTATCATCTTTATGTATAGAAAGTTCAAGATATCAAAGAAAATAAAAGGAGAGAAGAAAATGAAAAATTATATCGATTTACACATGCATTCAAAATATTCAGATGATGGACAGTTTACACCATCAGAGTTGGTTCATCAATGTGTAGAAGCAGGAATTAAGATTATGGCTATTGCTGATCACAATAGTGTAAAAGCCATTGATGAAGAAATTAAATGTTGTCAAGAATTAGGTATCAAGTGCATTCCAGCCGTAGAAATTGATTGTACATTTCAAGGTGTTAATTTACATGTTGTAGGATATGGTATGGATTATCATCAAGAAGAGATCAAAGCATTAGAAGAAAATGTTCTTAAACAAGAATTAAGTTGCTCAAATCAAAAATTAGAATTAACAAATGCTTTAGGGTTTGATTTAAAGAAAGAAGATTTAGATGCAGTGAGTGATAATGGTGTTTGGACAGGAGAAATGTTTGGAGAAGTCCTTTTAGCAAAAGAAGAATATAAAGACCATGAGTTGTTAAAACCATATCGAGAAGGTGGAGAAAGAAGTGATAATCCATTTGTTAATTTCTATTGGGATTTCTATGCTCAAGGAAAGCCTTGTTATACTGAAATTGTTTTTCCAACGCTTCAAGAAACAATTGATCTGATTCATAAATTTGGTGGAAAAGCTGTTTTGGCTCATCCCGGTAATAACTTAAAAGATAAATATGAATTGTTTGATGAAATGGTGAAAATCGGGCTTGATGGAGTGGAAGCATTTAGCAGTTATCATAGTCTAGAAGCAATTGAATACTTCTATAACAAAAGCAAAGAATATAATCTTTTAGTGACTTGTGGGAGTGATTATCATGGGAAAACAAAGCCATCTATTCACTTAGGTGGGTCACAATGTTCAATTGATCAGTCTTTGATTGAAGAACAACTCAAACAAAATGGTTTATTATAAGGAGACAAGAATATGAGTGTTAAAGTCATTGCAGTAGATATGGATGGAACTTTCTTAACAAGTGACAACCAGTATAATAAAGAAAAGTTTATGCAACAATATGCATATATGAAAGAAAATGATATACATTTTGTTGTTGCAAGTGGAAATCAATATTATCAGCTTCGTTCTTTCTTTCCAGAAATTCAAAAAGAAATCACTTTTATTGCTGAAAATGGGGGTTATATCGTTGATCAAGATGAAGATATCTTTGTAGCTCAATTAAAAGCAGGAGAATTAGAACAAGTTCTAGATGCAATTGAACAATATCCTGAAATCAAGAAAATTGTTTGTGGGAAAAACAGTGCATATATCAATGAGTCAGTAGATGACGATTATTTTCATCGTTTAAATTTCTATTATCCAAGAATGAAACGTGTAGCTCATTTTAAAGATTTAAATGATTCTATTTTTAAAGTTTTCTTGAGTTGTAATGAGGATAATTTTGAAATGATTTTAAATGAATTAAAAGAAAAAATTGGACATATTATGACACCTGTGGATTGTGGTCATTTTGGAATTGATTTGATTATCCCAGGAATTAATAAAGCGCATGGTATTCAACTGTTAATGGAAAAGTGGAATATTGCTGATGAAGATGTTATGGCTTTTGGAGATAGCGGAAATGATATAGAGATGCTAGAACATGCAACATATAGTTTTGCAATGGCTAATGCTA
Protein-coding regions in this window:
- a CDS encoding ROK family transcriptional regulator; the encoded protein is MYKSKGLKNISIQKVKDYFIENKYATKNQIAEETHLSHATITNILKELLENQFIVRVEDCESTGGRKAKQYKICGSFMSFGLIDLRVQNQMIHVECQIVDLDFVIIERLKYQFDTLDLNMLTHLIQEINEKHHIQYLGMSLPAIVANGKIEKSDIESLDGVELQKHIESVCGIHTRIENDVNTVMLGYIHTHVIESQSIAFVYQPDNHHSGCGLYINNSILYGATHFAGELAYLPNGTLEEQEKLLKNEPLSLLVKQVASIIAIINPSLLILYTPCVEKTAFLEAIQKCIPIQHLPEFQFINEMESYVFEGLSSLCIESSRYQRK
- a CDS encoding VOC family protein → MKFNETTVRILVRKNYGECYDFYTEKMGLIPVWGDRNGPYTSFAVSPDTPPCFAIFLGDAMPMFQGYQQPDGDRPTDTLVAVIPSHDLDGDYLRLKEAGVPFIGEPQYIEDWGMRCTYFRDPEGNLFELNDASGV
- a CDS encoding DUF5131 family protein gives rise to the protein MNWEPWSGCHQISDGCTNCYYYGPHAKRYGQNTITKTDKFDWPIRMNAKGEYNIKGNKILATCFATDFFLPEADEWRKEVWQIIKQRQDIEFLILTKRIDRFLVSLPSDWGEGYDNVNIGCTVENQEIADYRLPLFLSYPIKRRFIACAPLLEAIDLIPYLEGVEHVTVGGETAKEARICDYD
- a CDS encoding PHP domain-containing protein, with the protein product MKNYIDLHMHSKYSDDGQFTPSELVHQCVEAGIKIMAIADHNSVKAIDEEIKCCQELGIKCIPAVEIDCTFQGVNLHVVGYGMDYHQEEIKALEENVLKQELSCSNQKLELTNALGFDLKKEDLDAVSDNGVWTGEMFGEVLLAKEEYKDHELLKPYREGGERSDNPFVNFYWDFYAQGKPCYTEIVFPTLQETIDLIHKFGGKAVLAHPGNNLKDKYELFDEMVKIGLDGVEAFSSYHSLEAIEYFYNKSKEYNLLVTCGSDYHGKTKPSIHLGGSQCSIDQSLIEEQLKQNGLL
- a CDS encoding GyrI-like domain-containing protein, with the protein product MNYRIQTLDEFLIIGQEIELTNSQRQNIQISTSFWRRFNTNLKTFHLSQSGHWIKYALMERRQGRLYYFCAIPQTSYIPHGFVSRRIQSHQYMIVEHIGPMNQIYQTYGKIYEKILPESQYIPIKNDFIHFEKYDYRFHWNRNDSVIEIWIPVQDKNIDNILK
- a CDS encoding helix-turn-helix domain-containing protein; amino-acid sequence: MAFADNLKEMRKKKGLSQEELADLLNVSRQAVSKWEQGIGYPEVEKLLVLSSQLNISLDSLMADEIINNSQHQENDCSGRILISSYDGKSIVNCYKILSSHMFKTKDNEPKYALFGVDGNSFWGEHTTVLGWYDNEENIKKEIQDIMTAMKKGESSYELKYAVKTKRRLWKIKIDE
- a CDS encoding Cof-type HAD-IIB family hydrolase; its protein translation is MSVKVIAVDMDGTFLTSDNQYNKEKFMQQYAYMKENDIHFVVASGNQYYQLRSFFPEIQKEITFIAENGGYIVDQDEDIFVAQLKAGELEQVLDAIEQYPEIKKIVCGKNSAYINESVDDDYFHRLNFYYPRMKRVAHFKDLNDSIFKVFLSCNEDNFEMILNELKEKIGHIMTPVDCGHFGIDLIIPGINKAHGIQLLMEKWNIADEDVMAFGDSGNDIEMLEHATYSFAMANAKDSVKAVSKYTISSNNDGGVLEAIDWLINKEQMFQD